Proteins from one Chroococcidiopsis sp. CCMEE 29 genomic window:
- a CDS encoding heavy-metal-associated domain-containing protein: MALKLKVPNIMCSDCAQTITESITTMEPDAKVDVDVQAKTVSVESAASEETIKQAITAAGYTIEGYQ; this comes from the coding sequence ATGGCACTCAAACTCAAAGTTCCCAATATTATGTGTTCTGACTGTGCACAAACAATCACCGAATCCATCACCACGATGGAACCAGATGCAAAGGTGGATGTAGATGTACAAGCTAAAACGGTCAGTGTAGAATCAGCAGCTTCTGAAGAGACAATTAAACAGGCGATTACGGCTGCTGGTTATACAATTGAAGGCTATCAATAA